In Populus alba chromosome 1, ASM523922v2, whole genome shotgun sequence, a single window of DNA contains:
- the LOC118037412 gene encoding uncharacterized protein, which produces MGSTLVFMAIFAIDFIAFVLALAAEHMRSTAKAVTDSDLIYSYCVYSSDIATKLGAIAFVLLLASQVFSMGASSYFRKGMNYGGSRTSAVIPSIISWITFFIAEACLLGGSIKNAQRTKYRTVSGADGLRCQTLNAGVFEAGAAFILITSMVSKMSYVCFFNSDGGFETGSSSSYELGTYTSLNQGDQHD; this is translated from the exons ATGGGATCAACACTTGTGTTCATGGCGATCTTTGCCATTGATTTCATTGCTTTTGTCCTTGCCCTTGCAGCTGAACATATGAGAAGTACT GCCAAGGCTGTTACTGACAGTGACTTAATCTATAGCTACTGCGTCTACAGCTCAGACATTGCAACAAAGTTGGGAGCTATTGCATTTGTTTTACTTTTGGCAAGTCAAGTTTTCTCAATGGGTGCTAGCTCCTACTTTCGAAAGGGTATGAACTATGGAGGTAGTAGGACATCTGCTGTCATCCCATCCATAATAAGCTG GATTACATTCTTCATTGCTGAGGCTTGCTTACTGGGTGGTTCAATCAAGAATGCTCAACGCACCAAATACAGGACCGTATCAGGCGCTGATGGGCTTCGTTGCCAGACCTTAAACGCGGGAGTTTTTGAGGCAGGAGCAGCTTTCATATTGATCACCAGCATGGTTTCCAAGATGAGCTATGTCTGCTTTTTCAACTCCGATGGAGGATTTGAGACAGGCAGTAGCAGCAGCTATGAATTGGGAACCTACACTTCACTTAATCAAGGTGATCAACATGATTAA
- the LOC118037411 gene encoding uncharacterized protein — protein sequence MASKLLLITVFIFDLIAFGLAVAAEQRRSTATVQPDSEKNYSYCIYDSDIASGYGVGAFLFLLASQVLIMFASKCFCCGKPLSPGGSRACAVILFIVCWVFFFIAEICLFAGSIRNAYHTKYKNFFGENLDCPSLRKGVFAAGAAFTLFTAIVSEFYYVCYSKASDSFHPYSGDVGVGMGTYK from the exons ATGGCTTCGAAACTACTGTTGATTACTGTCTTTATCTTCGATCTCATAGCATTTGGCTTGGCTGTTGCAGCTGAGCAGAGAAGAAGCACT GCCACTGTCCAACCAGattctgaaaaaaattacagttactgcaTCTATGATTCAGACATTGCATCTGGCTATGGTGTTGGCGCATTTTTGTTCCTATTGGCTAGCCAAGTCCTTATTATGTTTGCCAGTAAATGTTTCTGCTGTGGCAAGCCTTTGAGTCCTGGAGGTTCAAGGGCTTGCGCAGTTATCCTGTTTATAGTCTGCTG GGTGTTTTTCTTCATTGCTGAGATATGCTTGTTCGCGGGTTCAATAAGGAATGCCTACCACACCAAGTACAAGAATTTTTTCGGTGAAAACCTGGATTGCCCATCATTGAGGAAAGGAGTTTTTGCAGCAGGAGCTGCTTTTACCTTGTTCACTGCCATAGTTTCCGAGTTCTACTATGTTTGCTATTCCAAGGCCAGTGACAGCTTCCATCCATACAGTGGAGACGTTGGTGTGGGTATGGGAACCTACAAGTGA